From Quercus lobata isolate SW786 chromosome 1, ValleyOak3.0 Primary Assembly, whole genome shotgun sequence, one genomic window encodes:
- the LOC115981863 gene encoding G-type lectin S-receptor-like serine/threonine-protein kinase RLK1 — protein sequence MVFVLPHLLVFLLILLPISSIAQNNGNVTVGNSLTATDNTTSWLSPSGEFAFGFRPLNQTDLYLLSIWFDKIPDKTVVWYARVDNPVPRGSNVKLDADNGLVLTGPQGDELWTANTIVGTVAYGVMSNTGNFVLQDSSFNNLWESFKNPTDTLLPSQIVERSAVVVLYSRQSETNFSKGRFLLKLRDDGDLVLNTINLPTDNANDPYYNSGTVASVSDSGTAGKQLVFNNSGYIYILRENNQTFPLSQVKPDSTADLYFRATLNFDGVFTQYSHPKTSNANGSWTSLWSIPDNICLATVSNSGSGTCGYNSICTLKSSDQRPKCDCPMGYSLLDPNDQYGSCQPDFIQGCQEDKQDPGKNLYYFEVLTNTDWPNADYAFLKPYTEDQCKQSCMEDCMCAVTIFRAGDSCWKKKLPLSNGRVDSSLNGGKAFIKIRNSSSTPPLGPHFPKNQDNLILVGSVLLGGSLFVNIILIVAICVGVFFIYHKKLKRPMTMSSVNSLETNMRCFTYKELVEATDGFKEELGRGAFGVVYKGAIKMGSSVPVAVKKLHSLVQDNEREFKTEVNVIGQTHHKNLVRLFGFCDEGLQRLLVYEFLSNGTLASFLFGDLKPSWKQRISIANGIARGLLYLHDECSTQIIHCDIKPQNILLDDSYNARIADFGLAKLLMMDQSHTRTAIRGTKGYVAPEWFRNMPITAKVDVYSFGVMLLEIICCRKSVDVETIEEEKAILTDWAYDCYRDGVLDALVELDVEILNDREKLEKYVMVAIWCIQEDPSLRPTMRRVTQMLEGVVEVLVPPCPCPSSRTVIMS from the coding sequence ATGGTATTTGTTCTTCCTCACCTTCTTGTTTTCTTACTAATCCTGCTACCAATTTCTTCTATTGCACAAAATAATGGTAATGTTACTGTTGGCAACTCTCTCACAGCCACTGACAACACCACTTCATGGCTATCACCTTCTGGTGAGTTTGCCTTCGGATTTCGTCCTCTCAATCAGACAGATCTCTACCTTCTTTCTATTTGGTTTGACAAAATACCAGATAAAACCGTTGTTTGGTATGCTAGAGTAGATAACCCTGTACCAAGGGGATCAAATGTGAAGCTAGATGCTGATAATGGGCTAGTCCTTACTGGTCCTCAAGGGGATGAGTTATGGACAGCTAATACAATTGTTGGTACTGTAGCCTATGGCGTTATGAGCAACACAGGCAATTTTGTACTTCAAGATAGCAGCTTTAATAACTTATGGGAGAGCTTCAAGAATCCCACAGATACATTGTTGCCTTCACAAATTGTGGAAAGATCAGCAGTGGTGGTGCTTTATTCTCGACAATCAGAGACCAACTTTTCTAAAGGGAGGTTTCTGCTAAAGCTGCGGGATGATGGGGATCTTGTGCTCAATACCATAAACTTGCCCACGGATAATGCTAATGACCCTTATTATAATAGTGGAACTGTTGCTAGTGTTAGTGATTCGGGTACTGCTGGTAAACAACTGGTGTTCAACAATTCAGGCTACATTTACATTCTGAGAGAGAACAACCAAACGTTTCCTCTAAGCCAGGTAAAGCCAGACTCAACTGCTGATTTATATTTTAGAGCTACTCTCAACTTTGATGGAGTTTTCACCCAATATTCTCACCCAAAGACATCCAATGCCAATGGAAGCTGGACTTCGCTCTGGTCCATACCAGATAATATCTGTCTTGCTACTGTTTCAAACTCAGGCAGTGGAACTTGTGGATATAACAGTATCTGCACCCTTAAATCATCAGATCAAAGGCCGAAGTGTGATTGCCCCATGGGTTACTCCTTACTTGATCCAAATGACCAGTATGGCAGCTGCCAGCCAGACTTCATACAAGGCTGTCAAGAAGACAAGCAAGATCCTGGAAAAAATCTGTATTATTTTGAAGTGCTAACAAATACAGATTGGCCAAATGCTGACTACGCGTTCCTCAAGCCTTATACTGAAGATCAATGCAAACAGTCTTGCATGGAAGATTGTATGTGTGCTGTTACCATTTTCAGAGCAGGTGATAGTTGTTGGAAGAAGAAGCTACCTCTCTCTAATGGTAGAGTGGACAGCAGCCTTAATGGTGGGAAGGCTTTTATCAAAATCAGAAACAGTAGTTCCACACCGCCTCTGGGTCCTCACTTTCCAAAGAATCAGGACAATTTGATCCTCGTGGGGTCAGTGCTTCTCGGTGGCTCTTTGTTtgttaatattatattaattgttGCAATTTGTGTAGGTGTTTTCTTCATTTACCATAAGAAGCTCAAAAGACCTATGACCATGAGCAGTGTTAATTCTCTGGAGACAAATATGCGATGTTTTACTTACAAAGAACTTGTAGAAGCTACAGATGGGTTCAAGGAAGAATTGGGAAGGGGAGCTTTTGGTGTTGTTTACAAAGGAGCAATAAAAATGGGTTCTAGTGTTCCTGTGGCAGTCAAGAAGTTACATAGTTTGGTTCAAGATAATGAGAGAGAGTTCAAGACTGAGGTGAATGTGATTGGTCAAACACATCACAAAAATCTGGTTCgtttgtttggattttgtgaTGAGGGACTACAACGATTGCTGGTATATGAGTTCTTGAGCAATGGCACTTTGGCAAGTTTTCTTTTTGGAGACTTGAAACCCAGTTGGAAGCAAAGAATCAGTATTGCTAACGGGATTGCGAGAGGACTCTTGTACTTACATGACGAGTGCAGCACCCAGATTATTCATTGTGATATAAAGCCTCAAAACATACTTCTTGACGACTCCTACAATGCTCGAATAGCTGACTTTGGATTGGCAAAGCTTTTGATGATGGACCAAAGCCACACTCGTACTGCCATCAGAGGAACAAAAGGGTATGTTGCACCTGAATGGTTTAGGAATATGCCAATCACTGCCAAAGTAGATGTTTATAGCTTTGGTGTTATGCTACTAGAGATAATTTGCTGCCGAAAAAGCGTAGATGTGGAGACTATTGAGGAAGAAAAAGCAATTTTGACTGATTGGGCTTATGACTGCTATAGGGATGGAGTATTAGATGCTCTCGTTGAACTTGATGTGGAGATCTTGAATGACAGAGAGAAGCTGGAGAAGTATGTCATGGTTGCCATTTGGTGCATTCAAGAAGATCCATCTCTCAGACCTACCATGAGGAGGGTAACACAAATGCTTGAGGGTGTTGTTGAAGTACTTGTTCCACCTTGCCCGTGTCCTTCTAGTAGGACAGTAATTATGTCGTAG